From the genome of Bos taurus isolate L1 Dominette 01449 registration number 42190680 breed Hereford chromosome 2, ARS-UCD2.0, whole genome shotgun sequence, one region includes:
- the MFSD6 gene encoding major facilitator superfamily domain-containing protein 6 isoform X4, with product MEVLQGVTHAAIWAACISYLSAAVPPELRTSAQGILQGLHLGLGRGCGAMIGGVLVNFFGAAATFRGIGMACLVILLLFALIQWLAVPDEEEDKTMLAERIPVPSSPVPIATIDLVQQQTEDVMPRTEPRLPPKKTKHQEEQEDVNKPAWGVSSSPWVTFAYALYQIKELMQLTRDSRASEIQPLQLHVGKEMKGKPFHPYSSITCFLKSLLQDALPMLPLSYLKAYKKFASTDHGAYPIFTFQGTSENQKTSAAGGAQPGPCEAPPDPPRSQPSPPAAASQTQSSPAHPSVDPRAEDSEDHQAPPAAGGH from the exons GAGTGACACACGCGGCCATCTGGGCGGCCTGCATTTCTTATCTCAGTGCCGCGGTTCCCCCTGAGCTGAGGACGTCTGCTCAGGGCATCCTGCAAGGCCTGCATCTGGGTTTGGGGAGAGGCTGTGGTGCCATGATTGGAGGCGTGTTAGTCAACTTTTTTG GGGCTGCTGCAACCTTCCGAGGAATTGGCATGGCCTGCCTGGTGATCCTCCTGCTCTTTGCCCTGATCCAGTGGCTGGCAGTACCAGATGAGGAAGAAG ACAAGACGATGTTGGCAGAAAGGATTCCTGTTCCTTCTAGCCCTGTTCCCATAGCAACCATCGACTTGGTCCAACAACAGACAGAAGATGTTATGCCACGCACTGAGCCCAGACTTCCCCCCAAGAAAACCAAGCACCAGGAAGAACAGGAGGATGTGAACAAGCCAGCCTGGGGGGTCAGTTCCTCTCCCTGGGTGACCTTTGCCTACGCACTCTACCAGATCAAAGAGTTGATGCAGCTCACGAGGGACAGCCGTGCTTCTGAGATACAGCCTCTCCAG TTGCACGTAGGAAAGGAGATGAAAGGTAAGCCGTTCCACCCTTATTCCTCAATTACTTGTTTCCTGAAGTCGCTGCTTCAGGATGCTCTCCCCATGCTGCCTCTGTCTTACCTGAAAGCATATAAAAAGTTTGCTAGCACTGACCATGGGGCATATCCTATCTTTACCTTCCAGGGGACCAGTGAGAATCAGAAAACTTCTGCAGCTGGTGGAGCCCAGCCTGGACCATGTGAGGCTCCCCCTGACCCACCTAGAAGCCAGCCATCCCCTCCAGCAGCCGCATCTCAGACGCAGAGCAGCCCTGCTCACCCCAGTGTGGACCCGCGCGCAGAAGACAGTGAggaccaccaggctccgcctGCCGCTGGGGGACACTGA